A genomic stretch from Vanrija pseudolonga chromosome 6, complete sequence includes:
- the prtT_2 gene encoding Transcriptional activator of proteases prtT → MQSYDHYGPGGAGDDQEDDYSPPSSSSRDPKAADKSKADVKPSAVDKGDRKGVINRVNQQLPTDEDAMQDPPCKRCRNGGLECVMEKPGRTAGEGVGEDRIRSLESQVTSIQNTLSDLVQTLRQGMSTSSAASNGSGHTPGAGTTTTPEYAATQGFAPSTLMAGTSPQGAPGQRPSTFHPASALASQPRFSTPGATPPGFIPPSQAGTFNPYANASAMMTQTPADSPLSTGTPGIRGHQFPHDGGFRRPLPAAAGTPGQWQPFPPQPPQSDRHMSLPPSRAGSEGPDDILAPEDIINPLGTMSNMAGLVEAAVERARQEQRATPIHVQPPGPPGQKREADQQDVGQPQKKARFSDHVSPKPPAVVEAQGLPQTLAPPKPKSKVKKTHVHAYPDVVDEGYVSEEEARELMGLYYTGSCNFLPCYDPTFDTWESLKIRSPFSITCITMVGARVRDGGGPVGDVQRLCREHAQRVAMGTMFNPVARIEAVQAMSILAAFSDNGWLPGGHAVRMALDMGINKSFIKLLRTGMGKGKTPEELEEERPLVVHSRVWFCLYLMEHQMAYGMGRPAILREDESIHQCRRLLEHPLSITSDARLISTVELTALRAPLHVELTAAPDLPIDQNTLKRLKQANHEFDSWERYWDRILAERFGKGRGDFYRESLGIQRQYAELFVNSQLLRGIREPSDVLNMPEEKRTLAIRAMRNAQHCLEICLRRENYRNSLRYAVHYTHVCAAFAASFLIRIARLFPQELNLKKTAKDVEELAGVLSEIPAGRYARSLRLILRRARRAKVIPAASVMPSPSRTPAPLPHVGGAGATSTPAVAPSPATVPAFSPTSLVNSAYMATPGQSHHSPGNLLLSAASQVLEESPQSTHEISEFDFLFAQENLERSGLQLGEGDPLPLFLDGHSLGGSLAATDAAPFVGLENFFLPADVDNRLAGGNNPDGTGLGDVPSGDLWW, encoded by the exons ATGCAGTCATACGACCACTATGGGCCGGGCGGAGCTGGAGACGACCAGGAAGATGACTACTCGCCTCCTAGCTCCAGCTCTCGGGACCCCAAGGCTGCAGACAAGTCAAAGGCCGACGTGAAGCCTTCGGCCGTCGACAAGGGGGATCGCAAGGGAGTCATCAACAGAGTCAACC AACAATTGCCGACGGATGAAGATGCGATGC AGGATCCACCATGCAAGCGCTGCCGCAACGGTGGACTCGAATGCGTCATGGAGAAGCCCGGCCGGACTGCAGGAGAGGGTGTCGGGGAAGA CCGTATCAGGTCCCTGGAGTCGCAAGTGACGAGTATCCAAAACACGCTCAGTGATCTGGTGCAGACTCTGCGCCAAGGCATGTCCACATCCAGTGCCGCCTCAAATGGGTCTGGTCACACGCCGGGAGCGGGGACAACCACCACACCGGAGTATGCCGCCACCCAAGGCTTTGCTCCATCCACTCTTATGGCTGGCACATCGCCACAAGGAGCGCCGGGCCAGCGGCCGTCGACCTTCCACCCGGCGAGTGCACTGGCGTCGCAGCCACGGTTCTCAACACCCGGAGCCACACCGCCGGGCTTCATTCCACCAAGCCAGGCTGGAACATTCAACCCCTACGCCAATGCGTCGGCCATGATGACCCAGACGCCGGCGGACAGCCCTCTGAGCACCGGTACACCTGGGATCCGCGGTCATCAGTTCCCACACGACGGTGGCTTCAGGCGACCCCTTCCAGCAGCTGCCGGTACTCCAGGGCAGTGGCAGCCGTTCCCTCCACAGCCTCCGCAGTCGGATCGTCACATGTCTCTGCCACCTTCCCGTGCCGGGTCAGAGGGGCCGGACGACATTCTTGCTCCCGAGGACATAATCAACCCGCTCGGCACCATGTCCAACATGGCTGGGTTGGTTGAAGCTGCTGTTGAACGTGCTCGTCAGGAGCAGCGCGCTACGCCTATCCATGTGCAACCGCCTGGACCTCCTGGTCAGAAGCGGGAGGCCGACCAACAGGACGTAGGCCAGCCCCAGAAGAAAGCGCGCTTCAGTGACCATGTCAGCCCCAAGCCTCCAGCTGTGGTTGAGGCACAGGGGCTGCCGCAGACACTCGCCCCGCCCAAGCCGAAATCCAAGGTCAAGAAGACACATGTCCACGCCTACCCGGATGTGGTAGACGAAGGTTACGTgtccgaggaggaagccAGGGAGCTCATGGGCCTCTACTACACGGGCTCGTGCAACTTCTTACCATGCTACGATCCGACCTTTGATACGTGGGAGTCGCTCAAGATCCGGTCGCCATTCTCCATTACCTGCATCACCATGGTCGGCGCTCGTGTTCGGGACGGTGGCGGTCCTGTCGGCGACGTTCAGCGACTGTGCCGGGAGCACGCTCAGCGCGTCGCCATGGGAACGATGTTCAACCCCGTTGCCAGGATCGAGGCAGTGCAGGCGATGAGCATCCTCGCGGCGTTCAGTGACAATGGATGGCTGCCTGGCGGCCACGCTGTGCGGATGGCGCTCGACATGGGCATCAACAAGTCGTTCATCAAGCTTCTGCGTACCGGGatgggcaagggcaagacgcCTGAGGAgttggaggaggagcgaccACTCGTGGTGCACTCGCGCGTCTGGTTCTGC CTGTACTTGATGGAGCACCAGATGGCGTATGGCATGGGCCGACCCGCCATCCTTCGGGAAGACGAGTCGATCCACCAGTGCCGTCGCTTGCTCGAGCACCCGCTGTCGATCACCTCGGACGCGAGGCTCATTTCGACTGTCGAGCTGACTGCCTTGAGGG CACCACTCCACGTGGAGCTCACTGCAGCCCCCGATCTTCCCATTGACCAGAACACGCTCAAACGGCTGAAGCAGGCCAACCACGAGTTCGACTCATGGGAGCGGTATTGGGACAGGATTCTCGCTGAGCGCTTTGGCAAAGGACGAGGAGACTTTTACCGCGAGTCGC TCGGCATACAACGACAGTACGCGGAGCTCTTTGTCAACTCGCAGCTCCTCCGTGGCATTAGAGAGCCATCCGATGTCCTCAACATGCCGGAAGAGAAACGGACGCTGGCTATTCGGGCAATGCGGAACGCCCAGCACTGCCTCGAAATCTGCCTTCGCCGTGAAAACTACCGCAACTCGCTGCGGTACGCCGTGCACTACACACACGTCTGCGCGGCGTTTGCAGCGTCGTTCCTCATCCGCATCGCAAGGCTCTTCCCCCAGGAGCTCAACCTGAAGAAGACTGCCAaggatgtcgaggagctggctgGTGTACTGTCTGAGA TCCCCGCTGGTCGGtatgctcgctcgcttcgccTGATcttgcgccgcgctcgccgcgcaaaGGTCATCCCTGCGGCATCTGTGATGCCGTCACCCAGCCGGACACCAGCTCCACTCCCGCATGTCGGGGGGGCCGGCGCGACATCGACCCCCGCCGTTGCGCCGAGCCCAGCGACCGTGCCGGCCTTCTCACCAACATCGCTGGTCAACTCGGCCTACATGGCCACACCAGGCCAGAGCCACCACTCGCCGGGTAACCTGCTActcagcgccgccagccaggtGCTGGAGGAGTCGCCGCAGTCGACCCACGAGATTAGCGAGTTTGACTTCTTGTTTGCGCAGGAGAATCTCGAGCGGTCAGGGCTGcagctgggcgagggcgacccgCTGCCCTTGTTCCTCGACGGACACTCGCTCGGAGGGTCACTCGCTGCGACTGACGCTGCGCCGTTCGTCGGCCTGGAGAACTTCTTCCTGCCCGCCGATGTGGACAACCGTCTCGCAGGCGGCAACAACCCGGACGGCACGGGCCTGGGCGACGTGCCGAGCGGCGACCTGTGGTGGTGA
- the psm1 gene encoding Structural maintenance of chromosome0s protein 1: MPLRRLELYNFKSYRGNQKVDLGDAPFTCIIGPNGSGKSNLMDAISFVLGIKSAQLRSTQLKDLIYRGRKAAEGANEILGLDVEVPETQDESISNDGRNAWVMAVYEDGNGKEWRFKRTIAMSGSSTYYLNEKAVTWTDYNRQLEKFNILVKAKNFLVFQGDVEGVASQDSKALAKLIDRISGSLELAPEYEAAKLAQEKASEEANVNHAKKRGMLTEAKHFKEQTAEVKHWEKLRDEKDALVQRNLLWRLYHITEEINDSISKVEVATEELHERRNAVDDSDAALREARKDQAKVQLNVKKREAAVKKAQKAVEEKKPDLVAIETQIAHTERKDANSKTLFERVQKDRQRQADSLAQLEQGAAEIAARMEEAREKQRQKSKATGKALSEADLAEYRNLRSDANAKVVPERQKLESLRREQKSLRDALASAEDKVQQAERKRGKLSSEVDSLADREETLSAKVSDLKEERKRIKTEIDKVQAHRTQINLRETEANERLQEVLNKLLQAGADKRESEREIRLKETLTNLKRIFPGVHGRVFDLCKASAQKYQTAVMTVLGRNLDSVVVEEEKVAIECIEYMRQQRAGQATFIPLDRIQVAPVPEKLRNFAKGARLAIDCIEADAAVEKAIRYACGSTLICDTTAIARNICYDKRQDVKAVTLDGTVIHKSGQITGGRGQDTRKAKDENVDTLKLQKEKHLQTLKQLSQEKPKEKAEESQIQGLARLQAELSLAEDDLGATQLRLNGLRKELATVNADLKKLEPDQQKKASALSKAEKETAKLASVIEKEDDKVFAEFCKRIKVPNIREYEDVQLKVAREENEAIESFAAQSARASHQIEFEKSQLSSTDERLAHLQSTVDKAKKTIKKLHKEKAAVEAEIEQLQEEIATEQSKLEETNAELEEVAKQVEAAREQARKQQRALDRTLKEIAGWNDEIERSDSNRHAIYRRCRLEDIDLPLVSGSLDKVPLEEAALEQEEDHLEDTLRPARTNDFGIEPDFDVLDGDDKEDDSEEVGRRFEAEIANKKAELERVVPNMKAMERLSEVQKSLEEAEEEADETRQNSKAARDKFQALKKKRCELFNKAFKHMAGCIDRYYKDLTKNSVVPTGGVAFLDLEDVDEPYLGGVKYSTMPPGKRFVEIDQLSGGEKTMAALALLFSIHSYHPAPFFVLDEVDAALDATNVAKLARFVREQAGGKNSDPSDGHKSVQFLIISLKSTLYEHADSLVGVYREQVENSSRTLSLDLSKYE, from the exons ATGCCTCTCAGGCGCCTCGAGTTGTACAACTTCAAGTCGTACCGAGGCAACCAAAAGGTAGACCTCGGCGATGCCCCATTCACTTGCATCATCGGCCCAAACGGGTCGGGCAAGTCCAACCTGATGGACGCCATTTccttcgtcctcggcatcaAGTCGGCCCAGCTCCGCAGCAcccagctcaaggacctcatATACCGCGGTcgcaaggctgccgagggcgccaacgagatcctcggcctcgatgTCGAGGTACCCGAGACGCAGGACGAGAGCATCTCCAACGACGGCCGCAACGCGTGGGTCATGGCCGTGTACGAGgacggcaacggcaaggaGTGGAGATTCAAGCGAACCATTGCCAtgtcgggctcgtcgacctaCTACCTCAACGAGAAGGCTGTCACTTGGACCGACTACAACCGGCAGCTTGAGAAGTTCAATATTCTGGTGAAGGCCAAGAacttcctcgtcttccagGGCGATGTCGAGGGTGTCGCGAGTCAAGACTCCAAGGCTCTGGCCAAGCTCATCGACCGGATTAGCGG TTCGCTCGAGCTTGCACCCGAGTacgaggccgccaagctcgcacAGGAGAAGGCGTCCGAGGAGGCCAACGTCAACCATGCCAAGAAGCGCGGCATGCTGACCGAGGCCAAGCACTTCAAGGAGCAGACAGCCGAGGTCAAGCACTGGGAGAAGCTACGCGACGAGAAGGACGCGTTAGTACAGCGCAATCTCCTGTGGCGACTCTACCACATCACCGAGGAAATCAACGATTCGATTAGCAAGGTTGAGGTGGCTACCGAGGAGCTGCATGAGCGCAGGAACGCGGTT GATGACAGCGATGCCGCGCTCAGGGAGGCGAGGAAGGACCAGGCCAAGGTGCAGCTCAACGTCAAGAAGCGCGAGGCTGCAGTCAAGAAGGCCCAgaaggcggtcgaggagaagaagcctGACCTTGTCGCCATTGAGACCCAGATCGCGCACACGGAGAGGAAAGACGCCAACTCGAAGACTCTGTTTGAGCGTGTCCAGAAagaccgccagcgccaggccGACAGTTTGGCCCAGCTCGAGCAAGGTGCCGCCGAGATCGCGGCCCGCATGGAGGAAGCCCGTGAGAAGCAGCGCCAGAAGAGCAAGGCCACTGGCAAGGCCCTTTCCGAAGCAGACCTCGCCGAGTACCGCAACCT GCGCTCTGATGCAAACGCCAAGGTCGTCCCGGAACGCCAGAAGCTCGAGTCTCTTCGTCGCGAGCAGAAGAGCCTCCGTGACGCCCTTGCCTCagccgaggacaaggtccAACAGGCTGAGCGCAAGCGCGGCAAACTTAGCAGCGAGGTGGACAGCCTTGCGGACCGCGAGGAGACT CTCTCAGCCAAGGTCTCCGACCTgaaggaggagcgcaagaGGATTAAGACCGAGATCGACAAGGTTCAGGCGCATCGCACTCAGATCAA CCTGAGAGAGACCGAGGCCAACGAAAGGCTGCAGGAGGTTCTCAACAAGCTGCTTCAGGCCGGCGCGGACAAACGCGAGTCGGAGCGCGAGATCAGGTTGAAGGAGACCTTGACCAACCTCAAGCGCATCTTCCCTGGTGTCCACGGCCGTGTGTTCGACCTCTGCAAGGCCTCGGCACAGAAGTACCAGACTGCTGTGATGACTGTCCTTGGCCGTAATCTTGACTCTGtggttgtcgaggaggagaaggttGCGATTGAGTGCATCGAG TACAtgaggcagcagcgagctggCCAGGCCACTTTTATCCCTCTTGACAGGATCCAGGTCGCGCCGGTTCCAGAGAAGCTCCGTAACTTTGCCAAGGGCGCCCGTCTCGCCATCGACTGCATCGAGGCTGACGCCGCGGTGGAGAAGGCAATCCGCTATGCCTGTGGCAGCACGCTGATCTGCGACACAACTGCCATTGCCAGGAATATCTGCTATGACAAGAGGCAGGATGTCAAGG CCGTCACCCTTGACGGCACCGTCATCCACAAGAGCGGTCAGATCACCGGTGGTCGGGGCCAAGACACGAGGAAGGCCAAGGATGAGAATGTGGACACCCTTAAGCTCCAGAAGGAAAAACACCTTCAGACCCTCAAGCAGTTGAGCCAGGAGAAGcccaaggagaaggccgaggaaAGCCAGATCCAGGGCCTTGCCCGGCTGCAAGCTGAGCTGTCTCTGGCTGAAGACGACCTAGGCGCCACTCAGCTCCGCCTCAACGGCCTGCGCAAGGAGCTTGCAACAGTCAACGCAGACCTGAAGAAGTTGGAGCCCGACCAGCAGAAGAAGGCATCTGCCCTGTCCAAGGCTGAGAAGGAGACTGCGAAGCTCGCCAGTGTCAttgagaaggaggacgacaAGGTGTTCGCCGAGTTCTGCAAGCGCATCAAGGTGCCCAACATCCGAGAGTACGAGGATGTGCAGCTCAAGGTGGCCCGCGAGGAGAACGAGGCTATTGAGTCGTTCGCTGCTCAGAGCGCTCGTGCTTCTCACCAGATCGAGTTCGAGAAGAGCCAGCTCAGTAGCACCGACGAGCGACTCGCACACCTGCAGTCGACCGTggacaaggccaagaagacgATAAAGAAGCTTCACAAGGAAAAGGCTGCGGTGgaggccgagatcgagcAGCTCCAGGAAGAGATTGCTACGGAGCAGAGCAAGCTTGAGGAGACgaacgccgagctcgaagaGGTTGCCAAGCAGGTCGaagccgcgcgcgagcaggcccgcAAGCAACAGCGTGCTCTTGACCGTACCCTCAAGGAGATTGCCGGGTGGAACGACGAGATTGAGCGGTCCGATTCGAACCGCCACGCCATCTAccgtcgctgccgtctcGAGGACATTGACCTGCCACTAGTGTCAGGATCGCTTGACAAGGTTCCGCTTGAAGAG GCTGCCCTTGAACAAGAGGAGGACCATCTCGAGGACACACTTCGACCGGCCCGGACCAACGACTTTGGCATCGAACCAGACTTTGATGTActcgatggcgacgacaaggaaGACGACTCTGAAGAAGTGGGACGCCGGTTTGAGGCCGAGATTGCCAACAAGAAGGCCGAGTTGGAACGAGTGGTGCCGAACATGAAGGCCATGGAGCGACTATCTGAAGTGCAAAAGAGCCTAGAGGAAGCCGaagaggaggccgacgaaACACGGCAAAACTCGAAGGCTGCTCGAGACAAGTTCCAGGCCCTCAAGAAGAAGCGTTGCGAGCTGTTCAACAAGGCGTTCAAGCACATGGCCGGGTGCATCGACCGATACTACAAGGACCTCACGAAGAACAGCGTCGTTCCCACGGGTGGTGTGGCATTCCTCGACCTGGaagacgtcgacgagccatACCTCGGCGGTGTCAAGTACAGCACCATGCCTCCAGGGAAGCGCTTCGTCGAGATTGACCAGCTGTCTGGAGGAGAGAAGACCATGGCTGCGCTTGCGCTCTTGTTCTCTATCCACAG TTACCACCCTGCCCCATTCTTTGTgcttgacgaggtggacgctgCATTGGACGCCACAAATGTCGCCAAGCTTGCACGATTCGTTCGGGAGCAGGCCGGGGGCAAGAACTCGGACCCCTCCGATGGACACAAATCGGTGCAGTTCTTGATCATCTCGCTCAAGAGTACCCT GTACGAGCATGCGGACAGTCTGGTTGGTGTGTACCGTGAGCAGGTGGAGAACTCGTCTCGTACGCTGTCGCTGGACCTTTCCAAG TACGAGTAA